The DNA segment CTGTGCCCAGGAAGCTGCTGACCAAGGTTCCAGAAGTGTTGGTGGGGTGGGGTTTTTCAGGGAGCAGCTGAGGCAGTGATTCAGAAGGGACAGCTGGGGGTTGGGCAACTGGGGGACTGGGGCCCTGAAATGGGACCATGACAGCTGGCTCTGAGAGACAGTGGTAGAAACATCCAGATTCAGCACTTACTTGCTGGCTTGGATGCAGGGTCTAGaacaaaaagagaagaggagTCACTTCTATACAGAAACATGTCCAGAGTGCTTACTGTCTGCAAAACCGTGGACTGGCACCTGAGTGATAGCAGGATCCAAAGCCAAAAGCTTGCCTGTAAGGAATATATGTATAGGATATAGCTATACTCTGATAGCAAGGACACATATGCAAACTGCTAAAAGATACAAGGCAGAACAGAACAAAATGCTGTGGGGATTCAAGGAAGGTGGCTTTGTTTCCTTTGGAGGGCCCTGTAGATGATCTACAGGGCAATGGACATGTTTATGTTGCTCCTTTAGTAACAAGTCCCTTCATTCTGATTTGATGAAAGGAGCTGGGAGTGTGTCCCATGGTGGCCTATTAACTTATGTCTTCAGCTTAAAAAGAAAGTACCTTCAAAAGGGTTCCAGAAACACTTTCCATGGACATGTCACTCTTTAGTAGCCCCCAAAGCAAGACCATCATATTGCTGCCCTGCTGTGTGATTTCTTAGCCCCTAGAGCACCACACCCTGTAATTGCCTAGTTGTGAGTTTGTCTCTGTTCACCGGACCCCTCCTTTCAGGCAAGGACCATTTCTAACTTGGCTTTCTGTCCCTAGTTCCTAGCATAGTAGGTAGGGCTCACACGTTCCATAAATATTTGGTGGATAAGGGAATTAGCAATGGATTCTGCTTTGGTTCCAAAGCAGAGATTAATTGGATTGCTTAGTAGTAATTCATGAGCGTGAATGTGGATTGCCTACTATTGCCTACCACTATTGGGGACCTCTCAGACCTCAGCTGCAGCCTGATAAACGCGGTTAACAGAGAAGTAGGAGGCTGTGACATGAAATGGGTTTCCACAGGCCTTTGTTGGGAATTGGATGAGAAACAAGAGCTTGAACTTGGATGTTCCCCAGAGCGAGTGCAGGGTCAGATGAGTTTTTCAAGATAGGAGTGACCAGTCTTTCCCAAAGTGGGACCCATAATGAAAGACAATGATTGGTTAATCGGTAATAATTAACTAGGAGGAGAGCACTCTATCTTCCAATTACATGATGATTTGCTAAGTGGCTCAGTGACAAGGTAATtaagatgaagaaaacaaatgtaGGAGGCACAGCGTGGGGTGGACAGTCAGCTGTCCGTGTCTTCTGCTGAGATGGCCACAGGACCCCAGGTTCCCCTGCTGCAGCTGGCCACAGGAGTGCTACTCCTTCTCAGTGTCCAGCCCTGGGCTGAGAGTGGGAAGGTGCTGGTGGTACCCATCGATGGCAGCCACTGGCTCAGCATGCGGGAGGCCGTGCGGGAGCTCCATGCCAGAGGCCACCAGGCGGTGGTCCTCACCCCAGAGGTGAATATGCACATCAAAGAGGAGAAATTTTTCACCCTGACAACTTATGCCATTTCATGGACCCAGGATGAATTTGATCGCCTTGTGCTGGGCCACACTCAACTGTACTTTGAAACAGAACATTTTCTGAAGACATTTTCTAAAAGTATggcaattttgaaaaattcatcTTTGGTCCTTCATAGGTCTTGTGTGGAGCTACTGCATAATGAGGCCCTGATCAGGCACCTGAATGCTACTTCCTTCGATGTGGTTTTAATAGACCCCATTTATCTCTGCGGGGCAGTGCTGGCTAAGTACCTGTCGATTCctgctgtttttttcttaaggaacATTCCATGTGATTTAGACTTTAAGGGCACACAGTGTCCAAATCCTTACTCCTATATTCCTAAGTTACTAACAACCAATTCAGACCACATGACATTCCTGCAAAGGGTCAAGAACATGCTCTACCCTCTGGCCTTGTCCTACCTTTGCCATGCTCTTTCTGCTCCTTATGCAAGCCTTGCCTCTGAGCTTTTTCAGAGGGAGGTGTCAGTGGTGGATCTTCTCAGCCATGCATCTGTGTGGCTGTTCCGATGGGACTTTGTGATGGAATACCCCAGGCCGATCATGCCCAACATGGTCTTCATTGGGGGCATCAACTGTGCCAACAGGAAGCCACTATCTCAGGTCGGTGTTCGTGCCTTCATCCAATCAATGTTCCAggcaaaacagtttttaaaaattgtatttacttaCAATGGCTTCCATATCTACTTATCTTTCTGGTGCTTTTATTTCTGCTTGTCGTAATAGCCTTCAGTGAGATAAACTGTTAAGGGGTCTCTAGTAGCGTATTTCAGGTTTTAAATGGTCAATGAGAAGAAGAAGAGGCAGACATGAATGTTTATCAAAGGATGGACTAGGACTGATGTGACTCATGGAGACTGTTCGTTTGTAAAGGCACCATCTTCATGGTTGTGCATGTCCTTCATTGGGAAGGAGCAGGGACACTACATTGAGACTTGACCCATCCTGGATTTTTTGTTTGCATAATTTTCAGGGGAAAGATGATGCAACAGCAAATTACAATTGTTAATGTGATAATTTTTAGTGGTCCCGTCTTGCGAATGATAGAGAGGTGACCACAGGAGACCTAAGCACTCACAGGAAGTAGAAGTGTTAAAGAGGTTGACTCAGTTCAGTGGAAGTAGAGCAACAAACGTGGGATATATGTCTGTGATTACAGAATTACACACTGAGTTCAGTTTCCAGAGAGGGATCTGTGCTGACAAAAGATTTTTCTGGTCAGGATTTGGGGCCTGGTGCATGATGTGGGGACATCTCAGAGTTCGGAAGGCATAGTTTTGGTTGCAGGTCAATTGGGTCTTCTACTTGGAATGCTGAAATTATCAAGAAATTGTGGAAGGGTCTAGGGAGGAGATAAAACTGTGAGCGTATAAGCCCAGTTAAGCTGGGGACGGTGATGAATGGACATGTGTCCAAGAAGGGAAGTGTTTCTCAGGTGAAGCTGAACATATCACCAAACCCACCCTATCCCACTCCAAGTTTCTATAGTGGGATCTACTTCTTTACCAACAATTTCAAAGGCAGCTTTCTTTAATCCAGAATATTTGGGGTTCATTGATGTGGTACTCTGGGACCTGAATATTGTTTCTTATTCCTTGGTGTGCCATGTATTTCATGAGAGAATTCAGCCTTTTTATGTCATACTCACTGAATGCGTATGAACTTCCATGACTTgatccttttgtatttttatttctgtacttcTTTTTATTAACATAGGTATTATTGCCAAACACTCtaagcttcattttttaaaatcaaaccaCATGATTTTTTTATTGGTGATTTTCCCCCTTATGCAGTGTAGTTattcaattataaaatatgtgtttattagATTTGTAACAATGTTGAAAAGCGGGATGGCATTTAAATAGTGACTCTTGcccttttcttccagtttttcaaTGTGAACATATTCTCTAGTGTTAACTACGTTGCTCAAAACTTCACTGTCATCTCAGTGGAGCAGAACGAATTGGGAACTGTGGCACAGATCACTCTTGTTATGCCCCTTAGAGAATTAGAGAACACTAGCAAGGCTAATTTTCGAGTGTGGTAAAGAACAGGCTAATGTATTCAATAGTGAGGCCACTGACTCTGTCTCAACATGAAGTCACACTAGATTtatcatgatttggctctgtatcccccaccaaatctcatcttgaattgtaatccccatagtccccacgtgtcaaggacaggatctggtgggaggtgattggatcatgggggcagtttcgcACCTGCTGCTCTcatcatagtgagtgagttcttatgagatctgatggttttataaggggccatTGTCCCTTCACTTGCaagctcttcctctttctctctttcatgtaagacatgtctttgcctctctctcactttctgccaggattataagtttcctgaggctcccCCCTCCAACCacctggaactgtgagtcaattaaagctctttcctttatgagttacccagtcttgggtatgtctttatagcagtgtgagaatggactaatatattaAATTGGTGCCATGGAGACTGgagtactgctataaagatacttgaaaatgtggaagtgactttggaactgggtaacaggcagaggttggaacagtttggagagctcagaagaagacaggaagatgtgggaaagtttggaacttcttagagacttgttgaatggttttgaccaaaatgctgataatgttgtggacaatgaagtccaggctgagtctcagatggagatgaggaacttattgggaactggaacaaaggtcacccttgctatgctttagcaaagagactggtggcattttgcccctgccttagagatctgtggaactttgaacttgagagagatgatctgaaattggaacttatgtttaaaagggaagcagagcataaaagtttggaaaatttgcagcctgaccatgtggtagaaaagaaaaacccattttatggggagaaattcaaaccaGCTGCAGAAATACTGGCTATAGAAATTTGCATATGTGaggagaagccaaatgttaattgccaagacaatggggaaaatggctTCAGTGCAcatcagagacctttgcagcagaccctcccatcacaggcctggaggcctaggaaggaaAAATTGTTTTGTGGGCTGGGTCCACGctccccctgctgtgtgcagcctcaggacttggtgccctgtgtcccagtggctccagccatggctaaaagaggccaaggtagagctcaggccattgcttcagagggtgcaaacctcaagccttggcagcatTGATGtagtgttgggcctgtgggtacacagaagatAAGAAtttaggtttgggaacctccacatAAATTTGAGAGGATGTAAGGAAATGCttggatgtccaggaagaagtttgctgcaTGGATGGAGCCCttatagagaacctctgctagagaaGGGTGGTAAAGAAATGTGAGgttggaacccccacacagagtctccactggggcactgcctagtggagttgtgagaaggcggccaccatcctccagaatcCCGAATAGTAGATCCaatagcttgcactgtgtgcctggaaaagacacagacactcaatgccagcctctGAAGGCAGCCAGGAGGAGGGCTTTACCCTGCAAGCCACAGTGTCCAAGTTGCCTGAGACTGTGGGAGCCCACTTCTGgcatcagcatgacctagatATGAGACATGAAgttaaaggagataattttggagctttaagatttaatgactgccctgcctggttttggacttgcatggggcctgtagccccctttttttggccagtttctcccatttggaatgggaatatttacccaatttctgtacccccattgtgtcttggaagttactaacttttgattttacaggctcatagggggaagggacttgccttgtctcagataagactttggactatggacttttgagctagtgctgaaatgagttaagactttggaagaTTGTTGGGAAGGcacgattggttttgaaatgtgaaaagacatgagatttgggaggggccagagggcagaatgatatggtttgactctgtgtttccacccaaatctcatctcaaattgtaatctccataattcccatgtgttaaggatgggacctggtgggaggtgattggatcatgtgtgcagtttcccccttgctgttctcatccTACTGAGTGAATTCtaatgagagctgatggttttataaggggctcttcctcctTCACTCACAAGTGAACtcttcctctctg comes from the Pan troglodytes isolate AG18354 chromosome 13, NHGRI_mPanTro3-v2.0_pri, whole genome shotgun sequence genome and includes:
- the LOC107973969 gene encoding UDP-glucuronosyltransferase 1A3 isoform X1, producing MATGPQVPLLQLATGVLLLLSVQPWAESGKVLVVPIDGSHWLSMREAVRELHARGHQAVVLTPEVNMHIKEEKFFTLTTYAISWTQDEFDRLVLGHTQLYFETEHFLKTFSKSMAILKNSSLVLHRSCVELLHNEALIRHLNATSFDVVLIDPIYLCGAVLAKYLSIPAVFFLRNIPCDLDFKGTQCPNPYSYIPKLLTTNSDHMTFLQRVKNMLYPLALSYLCHALSAPYASLASELFQREVSVVDLLSHASVWLFRWDFVMEYPRPIMPNMVFIGGINCANRKPLSQEFEAYINASGEHGIVVFSLGSMVSEIPEKKAMAIADALGKIPQTVLWRYTGTRPSNLANNTILVKWLPQNDLLGHPMTRAFITHAGSHGVYESICNGVPMVMMPLFGDQMDNAKRMETKGAGVTLNVLEMTSEDLENALKAVINDKSYKENIMRLSSLHKDRPVEPLDLAVFWVEFVMRHKGAPHLRPAAHDLTWYQYHSLDVIGFLLAVVLTVAFITFKCCAYGYRKCFGKKGRVKKAHKSKTH